Proteins found in one Mucilaginibacter gracilis genomic segment:
- a CDS encoding DUF4265 domain-containing protein gives MEKIFFEYTDLEDQYAIESAWADKKGEYYVLRNILFYARGYSWGDTVSVENRNGELYVVDLIEESGHTTIRVIFYDVEIAKDTAEQLITMGCSYEGSNIATLISVDVPQDVDYRPIKLFLDEGEMNEVWSYEEACLAHELDT, from the coding sequence ATGGAAAAAATATTTTTTGAATACACAGATTTAGAAGACCAATATGCTATTGAGAGTGCATGGGCAGATAAGAAAGGAGAGTACTATGTATTACGCAACATTCTTTTTTATGCGAGGGGCTATTCGTGGGGTGATACTGTAAGTGTCGAAAATAGGAATGGAGAGTTATATGTTGTAGATCTTATTGAAGAGTCGGGCCACACAACCATAAGGGTGATATTTTACGATGTTGAAATTGCGAAAGATACGGCGGAGCAATTAATCACTATGGGATGCAGTTACGAAGGAAGTAACATTGCAACATTGATATCAGTTGATGTTCCTCAAGATGTAGATTATAGGCCTATCAAATTGTTTCTTGATGAGGGTGAGATGAATGAGGTTTGGAGCTATGAAGAGGCTTGTTTGGCTCATGAATTAGATACATAA
- a CDS encoding DUF6443 domain-containing protein, whose amino-acid sequence MQLHVQYFNGLGRSLQTVQVKGSPGRNDMVQSTVYDRFDREVSKYLPYTTTSGMPGSYKPDALTGAQNSFYQPHTGQDFNPISIPSAGTAFEPSPLNRVLEQGAPGTDWQLGAHTNKTDYGTNDATSLTTGTGYWAKLFRVSIDAVTGARTLTDQGVYGTNQLHVTVTKDENWTSGKDHTTEEYKDKDGHVVLKRTFNGTDILSTYYVYDDFENLCFVLTPKAEADNISASNPIGQTTLDNLCYQYQYDERNREVAKKIPGSGWEYTVYNILDQEVATQDANQRAQNQWIITKYDELGRAVITGIWNNGNTAISPAGLKTLVYAQAVQWEVKDNAQTNGYTLTNTYPNSLNTILSVNYYDDYNITGLPYDHHTENSTMTNGLQTATKVNVLGTGDMLWTVHYYDDKGRMTHTYAQHYLGGSANLSNNNYDHISNTYDFSNEVTSTTRQHYKNSSGAAGLAVTVIDSMVYDHMGRKLQSWSKINNGANILLSQTDYNELSQSKTKHLHSENSGSSYLQNIAYTYNERGWMTGANSTKFTLNLAYNTNISTGAAPQFNGNIAEMYTTSDNTAANSKMKYSYDALNRLIAADHSNGLLTENGITYDKMGNIMTLNRTEASLAALSYNYNGNQLTTVWKGGATFRTYTYDGNGNATTDGGTKSINYNMLNLPASVTQGGSTLATYTYEASGTKIRNTGSDGTWDYVSGIVYKTPLGGTTPAIAFIQTEEGRAIPNGNDYSYQYNLKDHLGNDRVSLDKNGVLQEDEYYAFGLRNPKYDNSNNNRYLYNGKEIQTDLTNQYDYGARFYDPVIGRWTSIDPLVEDGQETATPYGYVYDDPIKLTDPDGRAPEGCCKVIVGATAGGAAGGILTGSLVAGGATFAGLSSTGIGLPAGVVVGGGIIIGGLIGAGTVWLYEKATSHNSESAEPSPQTAAPEKDKSPPNPNGAKGKADHQEKVGQLADKARAEAKPGEKVLTEKKIQVPGSNRRPDVQVVDKDGKTVKVHEAERKPNSSRNKKREAEYDKLKVDHETHPVGGK is encoded by the coding sequence TTGCAACTACACGTTCAATACTTTAATGGCCTGGGCAGATCTTTACAAACGGTACAGGTGAAAGGCAGCCCTGGCCGAAACGATATGGTTCAGTCCACTGTGTATGACAGGTTTGACAGGGAAGTAAGCAAATATCTGCCTTATACCACAACATCCGGCATGCCGGGCAGCTACAAGCCGGATGCGTTAACGGGTGCTCAGAATAGTTTTTACCAGCCTCATACAGGTCAGGACTTTAACCCGATCAGTATACCATCGGCAGGTACGGCATTCGAGCCGTCGCCATTGAACAGGGTATTGGAGCAGGGCGCACCGGGAACGGACTGGCAGCTTGGCGCGCATACCAATAAAACAGACTATGGCACGAATGATGCCACTTCCCTAACCACCGGTACGGGGTATTGGGCAAAACTATTCCGCGTGAGTATTGATGCGGTAACGGGAGCCAGGACGCTTACAGACCAGGGGGTTTACGGAACGAACCAACTCCACGTAACCGTGACCAAAGATGAGAACTGGACAAGCGGAAAAGATCATACCACTGAAGAATACAAAGATAAGGACGGGCATGTTGTTTTGAAGCGCACTTTTAACGGAACCGATATATTAAGTACCTACTATGTTTATGATGATTTCGAGAATCTTTGCTTTGTACTGACACCCAAAGCCGAAGCTGATAATATCAGCGCAAGCAACCCGATAGGCCAGACTACTCTGGATAATCTTTGTTACCAGTATCAATACGACGAAAGGAACAGGGAGGTAGCCAAGAAGATACCGGGATCTGGGTGGGAGTATACGGTTTACAATATCCTGGATCAGGAGGTTGCCACCCAGGATGCCAATCAACGCGCACAAAATCAGTGGATCATCACCAAATATGATGAATTGGGAAGAGCTGTAATCACCGGGATATGGAACAATGGCAATACGGCTATTAGCCCAGCAGGTTTGAAAACACTGGTATATGCGCAAGCCGTCCAATGGGAAGTTAAGGATAATGCACAAACCAATGGGTACACTTTAACAAACACGTATCCCAATAGCCTGAATACCATATTATCGGTGAACTACTATGATGACTATAACATCACCGGGCTGCCTTACGACCACCATACCGAAAATAGCACCATGACCAATGGATTGCAAACGGCAACAAAAGTGAATGTATTGGGCACGGGCGACATGTTATGGACGGTGCATTATTATGACGATAAAGGAAGGATGACCCATACCTATGCGCAGCATTATTTAGGTGGAAGCGCTAACTTAAGCAACAACAATTACGATCATATTAGTAATACTTATGATTTCTCCAACGAGGTTACCAGTACGACGAGGCAACATTATAAAAATAGCAGCGGAGCGGCGGGCCTTGCCGTAACGGTAATAGACAGCATGGTTTACGATCATATGGGGCGTAAGCTGCAAAGCTGGTCTAAGATCAATAATGGCGCGAATATATTACTGAGCCAAACAGATTATAACGAACTCAGTCAGTCTAAAACCAAGCACCTGCACAGTGAGAATAGCGGGTCAAGTTATCTGCAAAATATAGCCTATACTTATAACGAACGCGGCTGGATGACCGGCGCAAACAGCACGAAGTTTACGTTGAACCTGGCTTATAACACCAACATCAGCACGGGAGCCGCGCCGCAGTTTAACGGCAATATCGCCGAGATGTATACCACATCCGACAATACCGCTGCCAACAGCAAGATGAAGTACAGCTACGATGCCTTAAACCGCCTGATCGCGGCGGATCATTCGAATGGCCTGCTGACAGAGAACGGCATTACGTACGATAAGATGGGCAATATCATGACCCTCAACCGTACGGAGGCAAGTTTAGCGGCATTAAGTTATAATTATAACGGCAATCAACTAACTACCGTTTGGAAAGGCGGAGCCACGTTTAGAACTTATACTTACGATGGCAACGGTAATGCGACCACCGACGGAGGAACCAAAAGCATCAATTACAATATGCTTAACTTACCTGCAAGCGTAACGCAGGGCGGTAGTACTTTAGCCACTTACACCTACGAAGCATCAGGCACTAAAATCAGGAACACGGGCAGTGATGGCACGTGGGATTATGTAAGCGGGATTGTTTATAAAACGCCTTTGGGCGGGACAACCCCTGCCATAGCCTTTATACAAACAGAGGAAGGAAGGGCCATCCCTAATGGGAATGACTACAGCTATCAGTACAACCTAAAAGATCATTTAGGTAATGACCGGGTAAGTTTGGACAAGAACGGCGTTTTGCAGGAGGATGAATATTATGCATTCGGCTTGCGGAATCCAAAGTACGATAATTCTAATAACAATCGTTATCTTTACAATGGAAAGGAGATACAGACAGATTTAACTAACCAATACGATTATGGCGCGCGATTCTATGATCCAGTAATAGGTAGGTGGACTAGCATTGACCCATTGGTTGAAGATGGGCAGGAAACGGCTACACCGTATGGTTATGTTTATGACGATCCTATAAAATTGACCGACCCTGATGGAAGAGCACCTGAAGGTTGTTGTAAAGTAATTGTGGGAGCAACTGCCGGTGGAGCCGCAGGAGGTATTCTGACTGGTTCTTTAGTTGCGGGTGGGGCTACTTTCGCTGGACTTTCATCAACAGGAATTGGTCTTCCAGCGGGTGTTGTAGTGGGTGGAGGAATAATTATAGGAGGGCTAATAGGAGCTGGAACGGTTTGGCTTTACGAAAAAGCAACTTCTCATAATTCTGAAAGCGCAGAACCATCACCGCAAACTGCAGCACCTGAAAAAGACAAAAGTCCACCCAATCCTAATGGAGCTAAAGGTAAAGCAGACCATCAAGAGAAAGTCGGACAACTTGCAGATAAGGCTAGAGCAGAAGCGAAGCCAGGAGAAAAAGTATTAACAGAAAAGAAAATTCAAGTGCCTGGTTCTAACAGAAGACCAGATGTTCAAGTTGTAGATAAGGATGGTAAAACAGTTAAAGTTCATGAGGCTGAAA